The nucleotide sequence GATAAGAAAATCGGCAACATCCAGGAAATTCTTCCTGTGTTGGAGCAGGTTGTACAACAAAGCAAACCGCTATTAATCGTTGCGGAAGACGTTGAAGGCGAAGCACTTGCTACATTGGTAGTGAACAAATTGCGTGGCACATTCAATGCAGTGGCTGTTAAAGCTCCTGGATTCGGTGACCGCCGCAAAGCAATGCTTGAAGACATCGCAACATTGACTGGCGCTGAAGTGATCACGGAAGATCTTGGCCTTGAGCTGAAAACGACCAACATCACACAACTTGGCCGCGCTTCTAAAGTGGTTGTTTCGAAAGAAAACACAACCATCGTTGAAGGTGCTGGAGACCAAGCGAAAATTGTTGGCCGCGTATCACAAATCCGCAGCCAATTGGAAGAAACAACTTCTGAGTTCGACAAAGAGAAATTGCAGGAACGTCTGGCGAAACTTGCTGGCGGTGTTGCAGTCATCAAAGTCGGAGCAGCTACTGAAACTGAGTTGAAAGAACGCAAACTTCGCATTGAAGATGCATTGAACGCAACTCGCGCAGCAGTTGAAGAAGGTATCGTTGCCGGCGGCGGTACTGCGTTGATTAACGTATACAACAAAGTAGCTGAACTTCTTGAAACGCAAGAAGGCGACATCGCTACAGGCGTTAACATCGTTCTTCGTGCACTTGAAGAGCCGGTTCGCCAAATCGCTACAAACGCAGGCCTTGAAGGATCCATCATCGTTCACCGCCTGAAATCAGAAGAAGTCGGCATCGGCTTCAACGCAGCAAATGGCCAATGGGTCAACATGCTTGCAGAAGGAATCGTTGACCCAACGAAAGTGACGCGTTCAGCACTACAAAACGCAGCTTCTGTTGCGGCTATGTTCCTGACAACTGAAGCAGTTGTTGCAGACATCCCGGAACCAGCAGCACCAATGGGCGGAATGCCTGATATGGGTGGCATGGGCGGCATGATGTAATTAAACATTCCGAAAACCTCGAAAAACCGAGGTTTTCGGTTTTTTTTGTTTTGTGGAGTCGCATTTGATGAATGAAATCCATAGTAAAAAGATAGCCAATAAAATGGCTGTCTTTTTATTTGTTTAAATAGGATTGTTAATGGAAAAGAGGTGGTATAGAATAAGAACAAGTGTTCTTATTTAGATTAGGAGGCAATGGGGATGAAAATCAATCAACAATTAAGGGTCATTAAGGACCGGGGAACCATCAAGTGGCAAGGCATGTTGTTAAATGAACCTGTAAAAATGCAGCAAGAAGAAGTGGAAGAAGATAAAACGATGCCTCAACCGAAATTGGATGCATATGACCTGCAGCTGATCCAGGAAGAATTGGAATGGGCCCTTAAACGCCGATGCAATGTTATTATCCATACGTGGAAGGAAGGCAAAGTGACCAGGCATTATGGTGCGATTTTAAGTATTGATCAGACTGCTAACATACTCACCTATGCAGATCCATTTAAGGATCGCACATTAAATTCGGCCGAGATTGTATCAGTGAATATCGTCGATTAAAGAGAATTCTCCGTTCATCTGTTCAAGGAGGCATGGAAGAATGGCGAAAAAAGTGGTAGCTTAATTTAAATTGCTGAGAAAGCGCAGCAATAATCTCGGGATGAATAAAATGACATTCCAGACGATGCTAAGAACAACTTCAATAAATAACGTAAAACTAAATTCCGAAATTAATTCCACAAACCAATTGTCTCTTAGTTTTCTTTTCTTTTTCTCAATCTCCATGATCAGCACTCCGTTTCCTTTATAAATTTT is from Planococcus liqunii and encodes:
- the groL gene encoding chaperonin GroEL (60 kDa chaperone family; promotes refolding of misfolded polypeptides especially under stressful conditions; forms two stacked rings of heptamers to form a barrel-shaped 14mer; ends can be capped by GroES; misfolded proteins enter the barrel where they are refolded when GroES binds), which codes for MAKEIKFSEDARSLMAAGVDKLADAVKVTLGPKGRNVVLEKKFGSPLITNDGVTIAKEIELENAFENMGAKLVAEVASKTNDIAGDGTTTATVLAQAMIREGLKNVTAGANPVGIRRGIEMAVESAVEGLKAVSQQIEGKESIAQVAAISSGDAEVGNLIAEAMERVGNDGVITLEESRGFTTELDVVEGMQFDRGYQSPYMVTDSEKMEAVLDNPFILVTDKKIGNIQEILPVLEQVVQQSKPLLIVAEDVEGEALATLVVNKLRGTFNAVAVKAPGFGDRRKAMLEDIATLTGAEVITEDLGLELKTTNITQLGRASKVVVSKENTTIVEGAGDQAKIVGRVSQIRSQLEETTSEFDKEKLQERLAKLAGGVAVIKVGAATETELKERKLRIEDALNATRAAVEEGIVAGGGTALINVYNKVAELLETQEGDIATGVNIVLRALEEPVRQIATNAGLEGSIIVHRLKSEEVGIGFNAANGQWVNMLAEGIVDPTKVTRSALQNAASVAAMFLTTEAVVADIPEPAAPMGGMPDMGGMGGMM
- a CDS encoding YolD-like family protein encodes the protein MKINQQLRVIKDRGTIKWQGMLLNEPVKMQQEEVEEDKTMPQPKLDAYDLQLIQEELEWALKRRCNVIIHTWKEGKVTRHYGAILSIDQTANILTYADPFKDRTLNSAEIVSVNIVD